Part of the Plasmodium falciparum 3D7 genome assembly, chromosome: 10 genome, acaatattagtcttacaaatataaattatataaaatattaataataatattaatttttttttggtttatatgtataataaatccttcataataaacataaacacataaatattaaaacatatagaattataaaatataatttaattttgatcacatatacaatatatatgtttttctttttattttatgtttttgagattttttatttggtttcaaaaatagaaattatttttttcagtATTCTGTTAAATAAATGATggtaattttaaaaataacaatatctCATTTTAGTTGCTAACATTACCATTTGCATTTTCATCTGCTGCATTagctttttttcttcctcttCTTCCTCTCTTAGGTTTTACTTCTGCACCTCCTGTTTTCttatcttcttcatctttACTTACAACTTCaggtttttctttttcttcggATTTATCACTTTTATTTCTATCATTGGAAACACTTTTAGAATCATGATTTTCTTCTGTTTTAGCACCTTTTTTACTTCCTTTAGTATTCTTATTCTTCCCTGTATTCTTTGCATTTCCCCTACCACCTCTCTTAGGTTTTACAGTTTCATCATCGCTTTTTTTCTCTTCTGTGCTATTGTATCTAACAGAAGCACTTTGAGATTTATAACTCTTTTTTGATTCACTTAATCTATCATTGCTTTTATCTTGACTTTTTAACTCACGTGAACTGCTCTTATATGCCGATCCCGGTGAAGCGCTATagcttcttttttttttactttttttatcatcatctgAATTTAGTTCTCTTTTGAAGTCGCTGCTTGCGTTCCTTTTTCTACTATTACTTCTATCTTCACTTAAACTTCTCCTTCTTTCACTTCTATCTTCACTTACAGTTCTTCGTCTGCTATGACTTCTGTTATCACTTGATAAACGTTTTCTATagcttttatttttttcactaTCGCTATCTCGGTATGCACTAGAATGTTTACTTAATACATCACTAGagctttcatttttattttttttctttctataACTTCTATCACCACTTCTTGATCCATGATCAGATCTACTCCTACTAACATCATCGTTTTGGTTTTCATAAGAACTATAACTTCTTTTCCCTTTATATCCACTTCTTTTTTTACCCTTACTTCTATTTCTGTAACTATTTCTATTATCGCTTAAACTTTGACTATGagattcatatttattatttcttttgtttGATGAATTACTAGATTTACTGTATCTTCTAGATCTTGATCGATCTCTATCTGATAATCCCGATTCATTACTATATCTAcgtctttttttatatttaggaCTATAATCATTTCTATATCTTTTCATATAAGAAGAACCTCTTTTATCTCTTCTAACTTTAATATTTGTAACATCGTCATACACTTTAAATTCTGCACCATCAAATTTTTCAATTGCATATAACATATCATCATAACTTACAAATTCTACTATACCTTTTCCTCGTTCAATATTAGCATATCCCACATCACCACATTGTCTCataatatcttttaaatGTTGCCACCTGCAATTATCTGGTAAATTAGTAACAATTACTCTATTTTCAGTTCTTATAGGTGGACCAACACCATCatctttttttctatattttccaaaactataaaatacaaaaaaataaaatgaatattattattaataaattatatattttattattatttattttaattatatatatatatatatatattaaattataaaataccTTCTGTTTTCTCCTGAATGTTCAACACGTAAACGAAATCCATCAAATTTATATCCATCTCTTCTTTCTATTGCATAATCTGCATCTCTGAAAAgagagaataaaaaaaaaaaaaattttaaataaaaataaatatattttatattgacataaataacatatatgaacaaatatatatagttttatacacaattaaatattataaatcattaataatatattatgaaatgctcatatttaaaaatatgtttaatgggttatgaaatattatttcaaattttattattatattataagtatCCATAATAGCCAAATAGttacataaaaatgtatttgtaaatattgtacaattataaaaaaattataatgtattttcttataatagTTCAAGTTTATTCTCCacacaataaatatatgcttCACAATACactaatataatattcaaataatataatagatCTTCCTatgtatttttcatatatttttataattaatttattattttcttttcttattcTTACTTcaaatcataataatgaacAAAAGCATAAGAACTAGAGGAAGATCTTGATGGCTTTATATCTATGTACTTTATACGCCCATactaaaaaaagaaaaaaaaaaatatatatatatatatatatatataataataaatatattaataaattaaaaaatatatataataaaacattttagTTAGTAATATTGTTTtctaataatacaaataatatatacaaaccTTTCCAAATAAATCGTAAACTTCTTCTTCAATGACATTGCCTGGTAAATTTCCTACATATATGCATGAAGATGATTTACTGAATCTTGGTTTAAAACtcattcttttattttttaaaataacaaaacattaaaataaatatatatatttttatatattattttttcaataataaatcttaataaatttaaaaataaaattacatatataataaatatatggggCGCAGGAAAAGAGTtttggaaataaaaaaaaaaaaaaaaaaaaaaaaat contains:
- a CDS encoding serine/arginine-rich splicing factor 4, whose amino-acid sequence is MSFKPRFSKSSSCIYVGNLPGNVIEEEVYDLFGKYGRIKYIDIKPSRSSSSSYAFVHYYDLKDADYAIERRDGYKFDGFRLRVEHSGENRSFGKYRKKDDGVGPPIRTENRVIVTNLPDNCRWQHLKDIMRQCGDVGYANIERGKGIVEFVSYDDMLYAIEKFDGAEFKVYDDVTNIKVRRDKRGSSYMKRYRNDYSPKYKKRRRYSNESGLSDRDRSRSRRYSKSSNSSNKRNNKYESHSQSLSDNRNSYRNRSKGKKRSGYKGKRSYSSYENQNDDVSRSRSDHGSRSGDRSYRKKKNKNESSSDVLSKHSSAYRDSDSEKNKSYRKRLSSDNRSHSRRRTVSEDRSERRRSLSEDRSNSRKRNASSDFKRELNSDDDKKSKKKRSYSASPGSAYKSSSRELKSQDKSNDRLSESKKSYKSQSASVRYNSTEEKKSDDETVKPKRGGRGNAKNTGKNKNTKGSKKGAKTEENHDSKSVSNDRNKSDKSEEKEKPEVVSKDEEDKKTGGAEVKPKRGRRGRKKANAADENANGNVSN